The Zea mays cultivar B73 chromosome 7, Zm-B73-REFERENCE-NAM-5.0, whole genome shotgun sequence DNA segment atcaacgtactcagcaaatgtcccatttggctgcagtggactagctttatgtggagttaagccaagtagttgcttttagttggtcaggttattattactagtagaaagccaggttttagtattaacccaatgtaccctttccaaacagaaagaataccacttaccagtaccataagcataatcaaaaccatcaaccTTGTCAGCAcatgtaaaccatacatctctgatcaagtatctctaatcaatggagctcccttggccgctcataaccgcgagcacggctgatatatcagtttcataacactctgcagaggttgcacactttacccacaagccgtgattccctcttgcctcgggccgatcaaaccctttaacactaccaaggtgaataggcagggtctcactacgtagcctttacaaagattccctggggctgtagccgcccgttaggtttcctaaatgcactgcactcctccccaaggggcgaaccaaccttggcagagcgagccgcatacatcgagccccattaacggcacgacggcgaagcgaactacacccagttcctctaattactcagctaaaggtgtcccactccaccctcatggttgcactgttttcccgggcggtcatccaacgaataggtccttacggagaggcactcgagaaacagcgcgAGTGCCCttaagtatcaccagtccaacatcataatcataatgacaacatcgtatcataagtgttcacatcatgttcattgattaaagtaaagcaatagcatgaatctaaccatagtagcccaaaaggtaatcaaggaccaggtaaatagaaagctagtcaatccttaggttgttcatagtatgcgggacagtgaattgtaaagtaaatgggacataatgggtcaaagaacacttgtcttcaccaaacagatgctcaggatcttcagcctcatagaactcgaagaaccagatcacttggtcgccaactctTGATCTTCGATCCCTCAAAGCTCgaaaacgaatcgcgatctaatcgcaatgcgaagcgaagacgaacaagcacagacaaacaaacatatataaatacataagaacattacaccatacaagataaaatgttataaaaatgagcaatataaaatagagagcgcttctacggttacgcgagaataagaaacatgatggtcgaagctacggtcgagaagttataacaTTTACGCTACGCAAGTAGTAGTcagacatttaattcgacattatcaaatataaattataacttGTTATTTAGTTTTGATTAAATCTGCTACGCTAACAGCTGTCAGTTAAACCAGTAATTTAATTAGAGCGAGAGATCCTAAGCGAGGCAAATTTACGACGGGTGAAACAGCACAGTGTGCGAACGACGCGCGGATACGCGCGACAGAGCAttgctgacgacacacgaaacagtgcATGCGACCAGCACGAACGACGCGCGAATCAGCACGACACCACGTGCGGAACAACTCGTGCGACATGCGAGAAGGACTAAATAGGTGATGCGTTTATACCAAATAATTATTAGAtaa contains these protein-coding regions:
- the LOC118472935 gene encoding uncharacterized protein, whose product is MRGPRRPVRVRQPAGEQPRDDRPWKFPAPVPSLYAIAEIAIRFRALRDRRSRVGDQVIWFFEFYEAEDPEHLFGEDKCSLTHYVPFTLQFTVPHTMNNLRID